A region of Corynebacterium glucuronolyticum DSM 44120 DNA encodes the following proteins:
- a CDS encoding aminotransferase class V-fold PLP-dependent enzyme → MYDAARVRGLYTSLGEGWIYLNAGECPQIPEKVASGVATSFRTAPLVVAPEPGSRHSSNTHFGSTHMASATRAVADLFSVRSDHVVLGPSSFVLARALAHSMSGRLARSGVVGARDHALNSAFSRYNLTIAEPDLGTGEIPSWQYRSLIDGSTRLVIVPGAQPYVGTATPVEEIADITHSSSRAWVLLDATALAPYRLIDIDSYGVDIVLVDLAALGGPQLSALVFRDTSMFPRFDHPLVVGQLSSGLLGGVAPLIDHYAGLVEDVEGQRSRRLRESMASLDVYLSGLLRHAIESLRGLSGVHLVGITGEAAGYGMAAIDRIPRLTFVVRGIDAATVQQRLFSNSLVTSLAPQDPLLANMGVFEAGGALSIGLAPFNTYADIDHLTRVLASLG, encoded by the coding sequence ATGTACGATGCCGCACGGGTGAGAGGTCTCTACACCTCTCTCGGCGAAGGCTGGATCTACCTCAATGCGGGGGAATGCCCCCAGATCCCGGAGAAGGTCGCCTCCGGCGTCGCCACGTCATTCCGCACGGCACCCCTGGTCGTTGCCCCCGAGCCGGGTTCCCGGCACTCCTCCAACACCCATTTCGGGTCCACCCACATGGCCTCGGCCACCCGCGCCGTCGCCGACCTCTTCTCCGTCCGCAGCGACCACGTCGTCCTCGGCCCCTCCAGCTTCGTCCTCGCCCGCGCGCTGGCCCACTCCATGTCCGGCCGGCTGGCCCGCTCGGGTGTCGTCGGGGCCCGCGATCACGCCCTCAACTCGGCCTTTTCTCGCTACAACCTGACCATTGCGGAGCCCGACCTCGGCACGGGGGAGATCCCCTCCTGGCAGTACCGCAGTCTTATCGACGGTTCCACGCGCCTCGTCATCGTCCCCGGCGCCCAACCCTACGTCGGCACCGCCACCCCGGTGGAGGAAATTGCCGACATCACCCACTCCTCCTCCCGCGCGTGGGTGCTTCTCGACGCTACGGCGCTCGCCCCTTACCGCCTCATCGACATCGACTCCTACGGTGTGGACATCGTCCTCGTCGACCTCGCTGCCCTCGGTGGCCCCCAACTGTCGGCGCTCGTATTCCGCGACACCTCGATGTTTCCCCGCTTCGATCACCCCCTCGTGGTCGGCCAGCTTTCCAGTGGCCTCCTCGGCGGTGTCGCCCCGCTTATCGACCACTACGCTGGCCTCGTCGAAGATGTTGAGGGCCAGCGCTCCCGTCGCCTCCGCGAATCCATGGCCAGCCTCGACGTCTACCTCTCGGGCTTGCTCCGCCACGCCATCGAGTCGCTGCGGGGCTTGAGCGGTGTCCACCTCGTGGGCATCACCGGCGAGGCTGCCGGCTACGGCATGGCCGCCATCGACCGCATCCCGCGGCTTACCTTCGTGGTCCGTGGCATCGACGCCGCGACGGTGCAGCAGCGCCTCTTCTCGAACTCCCTGGTCACCTCCCTGGCCCCCCAGGACCCCCTGTTGGCAAACATGGGTGTTTTTGAGGCTGGTGGTGCGCTCTCCATCGGCCTCGCCCCGTTCAACACCTACGCCGACATCGACCACCTCACCCGCGTGCTCGCATCGCTGGGGTAG